The following coding sequences are from one uncultured Desulfobacter sp. window:
- the glnA gene encoding type I glutamate--ammonia ligase codes for MTPKEVLAMAKENDVKVVDIRYMDFIGTWQHFSVPVSELTEASFEDGFGFDGSSMRAWQNIDNSDMNVIPEAGTAKIDPFFKVPTLAVIGNIHDPITGEGYSRDPRGIAKRTEAYIKSTGLGDTIFVGPEPEFFIFSNIRYSSDPHASFFEIDSPEAHWNTGDGSEPNLGYKIKPKHGYFPLPPADTYQDMRTEMMLTLQDLGIDMECQHHEVASAGQSEIDLRFDSLLNMGDKLAWFKYVLRNVAAKYGQCVTFMPKPLYGDNGTGMHTHMSFWKDGEPTFAGNKYAGMSDNALYAIGGIMKHAKALCAITNPTTNSYKRLVPGFEAPIKLAYSSRNRSAAIRLPMYSGSPKAKRLEFRTPDPSANGYMAFSAIAMAMLDGIQNKIDPGDPMDKNIYDLPAEELAAIPSAPGCLEEALEALKADNEFLLKGDVFTKDVIDYWVDYKMENEVKPVISRPHPHEFYLYFDI; via the coding sequence TGAAGATGGTTTCGGCTTTGACGGTTCTTCCATGAGGGCATGGCAGAACATCGACAACTCCGACATGAACGTAATTCCCGAAGCCGGTACGGCAAAAATTGATCCGTTTTTCAAAGTGCCGACCCTGGCTGTTATTGGTAACATCCATGACCCCATCACCGGTGAAGGATACTCCAGGGATCCCCGCGGCATTGCCAAAAGAACTGAAGCCTATATCAAAAGCACCGGCCTGGGCGACACCATTTTTGTAGGTCCAGAGCCCGAGTTTTTTATCTTCTCCAATATCCGTTACTCTTCTGATCCCCATGCCTCCTTTTTTGAAATTGACTCTCCGGAAGCACATTGGAACACCGGTGACGGTTCCGAACCCAACCTGGGATACAAAATCAAACCCAAACACGGTTATTTCCCCCTGCCTCCCGCAGACACCTATCAGGACATGAGAACTGAAATGATGCTGACCCTGCAGGATCTGGGGATCGACATGGAATGCCAGCATCATGAGGTTGCGTCTGCCGGTCAGTCTGAAATCGACCTTCGGTTTGACTCTCTGCTGAACATGGGTGATAAACTTGCCTGGTTCAAATATGTACTGAGAAATGTGGCTGCCAAATACGGACAATGCGTTACCTTCATGCCCAAACCCCTCTATGGTGACAATGGTACCGGCATGCACACCCACATGAGTTTCTGGAAAGACGGCGAGCCCACATTTGCAGGTAACAAATATGCCGGTATGTCCGACAACGCCCTGTACGCCATCGGCGGCATCATGAAACACGCCAAAGCGTTGTGCGCCATCACCAACCCCACCACCAACTCATATAAACGTCTGGTGCCCGGTTTTGAAGCGCCCATTAAACTTGCTTACTCCAGCCGGAACCGTTCTGCTGCCATCCGTCTGCCCATGTACTCCGGATCTCCCAAGGCAAAACGTCTTGAGTTCCGTACGCCTGACCCCAGCGCCAACGGTTACATGGCTTTCTCCGCCATCGCCATGGCCATGCTCGACGGCATCCAGAACAAAATCGATCCGGGTGATCCCATGGATAAAAATATCTATGATCTGCCCGCAGAAGAACTGGCTGCTATTCCGTCCGCACCGGGTTGCCTTGAAGAAGCTCTGGAAGCCCTTAAAGCAGATAATGAATTCCTGCTCAAGGGTGATGTTTTCACCAAGGACGTTATTGACTACTGGGTTGACTACAAAATGGAAAACGAAGTTAAACCGGTTATCAGCCGTCCGCATCCCCATGAGTTCTATCTGTACTTTGATATATAG